The nucleotide sequence ATGGTGCGCTCCGGCTCGACCACCTCCTCGCCCATGGTGGCGATGCGGGCGTACCCGGCGAACGCGAAGAACAGGAACCCCGCCGACTGGAGGATGCCGTAGCCGGTGACCGCGGGTCCCGGTTGCGCGGCGCTCGCCGCGGTGTGCGTGAAGCCGATGACGACTGCGACCGTCAGCGCGATCAGCGAGACGGCGACCAGGATGCGCGTCAGCAGCGCCGTCCGCGTCACGCCCACGCTGTTGACCAGCGTGAGCACGGCGACCGCCAGGATCGCGACCGGCTTCACCCACGGGCCGGGCACGGCGTAGGTCGCGAACGTCAACGCCATCGCGGCTGAGCTGGCCGTCTTCCCGACGACGAACGACCACCCCGCGAAGAAGCCCGCCCACTCGCCGAGGCGTTCGCGACCGTAGACGTACGTCCCGCCGGAGGTCGGGTACTGGGCGGCCAGCTGAGCCGACGACGTCGCGTTGCAGAACGCGATGAACCCGGCGATCACGAGCCCGACGAGCAGCCCGGCCCCCGCCGCAGCCGCAGCGGGGGCGAAGGCCGCGAACACCCCGGCGCCGATCATCGACCCCAGGCCGATGCCGATGGCGTCGCCCAGGGTGAGGCGGCGAGCGAGGGCGCCTCCTCGATCCGGGCTGGATGCGGCGGTCACGGAGTCACGAACCGACCCTCCTCCGCATCGCGGCTCGACTGCTCGCGCAGCACGAAATGCTGCTTCTTGCCGGTCGCAGTGTACGGGAGCTCGGTGACGAAGGCGTATCGCCGCGGGCGCTTGTAGTCGGCCAGCGAGACGCTCGCCCGGCAGTGCGCATCCAACTCCCGGGCCGCCGCCTGCGCGTCCGCCAATCGTCCCGGGCGCGGCTGGACGTAGGCGACGACGATCTCGCCCCACTCGTCGTCCGGCAGGCCGACCACGATGCTGTCGGCGACATCGGGATGCGCGGCGAGCGCCTCCTCCACCTGGACGGGATGCACGTTCTCGCCGCCGGAGATGATCATGTCGTCCTTGCGGCCCACGATCGTCACGATCTCGTTCTCGTCCCAGCTCGCCAGGTCGCCCGGGTACATCCACCCGTCGCGGAACTTGCGGCCCTCCTCCTCCGGATTGTGCATGTAGGCGTATCCGCTCTTCACGCTCCGCATGATGACCTCGCCGATCTCGTGGCCGTCCTTCGCGGCGAGGTCGCCGGGAGCGGCGACGCGGTCGTCGCCGGACACCTTCACCACCGCGACGTCGTCGTCTAGGCAGGCCCGGCCGGCGGCCCCGGCGGCGTCCGGCAGGTCCTCGGGCCGCAGGTAGGTGTTCCAGAAGGCCTCGGTCGTGCCGTACCCGTTGGCGATGCGGGGCGTGAGCACCCGCTGGTAGCGCAGCGCCGCCGCGCGATCGAGCGGGGCTCCCATCGTGACGATGCCGTGCAGCGACGACAGGTCGCGCGGGTGCGCCTCCTGCGCGTCGGCCAGTCGCTCCAGATTGGTGGGGGCGCCGATCACGTAGGTCAGCGCGTACTCCTGGATACCGTCGAGCACCGTGTCCGGGTCGAAGCGCGGCAACGTGACGACCTCGGCTCCGACGTAGAACGCGGTGTTCGGGCCGGCGCAGTAATTGCCGCCGCGGTGGAACCACGGTGACATGTTCATCGTCCGGTCCGTCGGTGCGAGGGGGAAGTGCATGATCACGTCGTGCGCGGTGAGCACCTCGTTGAGGCTCGTCAGGGGAACCGCCTTGGGCATCCCCGTCGTGCCGCTGGTGTAGAGGCGCGAGGTCTCGTCCCACACGCTCGCGCCCTCGGGGGCGCGGAACGACGGGGCGTCGGCGGCCAGAAGCTCCTCGAAGCGGATGGCGCCGTCGAGCAGAGGACCGTCACCGACCGCCGCGAGAACGGCCGGACGATGGGCGGCCAGCTCCAGGGCGGTCCGGACGCTGCCGCTCGCGGCGGCGTCGTAGACGAAGACCGCAGGACGGGAGTCGTCGAGGATGTGCGCCGTCTCGCCCGGCGCCAGCCGGAAGTTCATCGGGGAGCTGACCGCGCGGAGGCCCTGCGCGGCGACGTACAGGAACGCGAACTCCGGAGTGTTCATCAGCTGGTAGGCGACGATGTCGCCGACGCCCACCCCGCGCTCGGCGAGTCCGGCTACGAGGCTTCCCGTCACCTGTCCGAGCTCGGCGTAGGTCCAGCTCCGTCCGGACGGGGGATCGGTGATCGCGACGCGCGAGGCGTACCGGTGCGTGTTGCGTTCCACCGCCGAGGCGTAGGTGAAGTGCTGCTCGAAGACGGCACGCAGGGTGCTCGGGTCGTACTCGGTGTTCGGCTGGATGCCGGCGTGCGATGTCGGGTCGGTGAGGGTCATGGTTCTCCTCGGGGACAGGGGGTTCAGGCGTCCGGTGGGCGTCGACTCCGTCTCGGATCGGTGGGGGAGGCGTCCCGGTCGAGCTCCGACCAGAACGGGGGTGCGACGACGGTGAGTCCACCGTCGACGACGAGGGTGTGGCCGGTGATGTACCCGGCGGCGGGGGAGGCCAGGAAGCGGACGGCCTCGGCGATGTCGTCCGCGGTGCCGACGTGGCCGAGGGGGATGCGGGAGGTCATCACGTCGAGGTCGGGGACGCCGGCGTTCCCGTAGAAGAAGTGCAGCGAGTCGGTGTCGATGAGGCCGCCGTTCACGGCGTTCACCGTGATGCCGTCGCGGCCGAACTCGGCGGCGAGGTGGCGGACCCACGACTCGACGGCCGCCTTGTCGGAGCCGATGGCGCCGTACAGCGGGAACGCCCGGTGGCTGCCGTAGCTCGTGACGGCGATGATGCGGCCGCCCGTCCGTCCGCGCACTGGTCCGTCCGCGCCGCCGCGCATCCGCTCGGCCGCTCGCTGGGCGAGCAGCACGAAGGAGCGGACGTTGGTCGCCCACGACCGTTCCAGGTGCCGCGAGGTCAGCTCGGCCGCCGGGCGGAATGCGGACGCCGCCGCGCTGGCGACGAGCACGTCGAGGGGCGTCCCGTCCGGGAACTCGTCCGCGAACAGGCGGTCGATGTCCTCTTCGCTCTCCAGCTCGAGGCGGTAGGCCCGGGCCGAGCCGCCGGCCGCGGTGATCGCGTCGACGACCTCGGCGGCCGCGTCCGCCTCCCGACGGAACGTCAGCACCACGTCCATCCCCTCGGCGGCCAGCGTCTCCGCGATCCTGCGGCCGATGCCGCGCGAGCCGCCGGTGACCAGCGCGCGTCGCGGCTCGTTCCGCGGGCGTACGGCCTGGTCGTCGGGATCCGGGGAGTTGTTCGTGGGGGCCTCCGTGGTTTCGGAGGACAGTCTAGAACCGTCGGAGGGTCCCTCCGGTACGGCGGGTGCGGCACACCGGATGGACCTCCGCCGAGGATCGGCGTACCGTCGCGCGGTCAGGACAGAAACGGAAGGACACGCAATGAGCGACGAGAAGAACCGCCCCGACGCCGACGACCTGCCCGACGGCTCCGGCTCCGACGGCAGCGCCCCCGAGCCCGGCGAGGACACCACCTCCGGCGGCGGCCCCGAGGACCCCTCCCACTAGCCCCTCCGCCCCTCCGCCCCTCCGCCCCTCCGTCGAGTACGCAAAAACTGCACGCTCCGGAGCCCTCCGGCGTGCAGTTTTTGCGTACTCGACGGTGGGGAGCGAGCGGC is from Leifsonia sp. 466MF and encodes:
- a CDS encoding APC family permease → MTAASSPDRGGALARRLTLGDAIGIGLGSMIGAGVFAAFAPAAAAAGAGLLVGLVIAGFIAFCNATSSAQLAAQYPTSGGTYVYGRERLGEWAGFFAGWSFVVGKTASSAAMALTFATYAVPGPWVKPVAILAVAVLTLVNSVGVTRTALLTRILVAVSLIALTVAVVIGFTHTAASAAQPGPAVTGYGILQSAGFLFFAFAGYARIATMGEEVVEPERTIPRAIVTALGITLVVYVLVALATLHALGAAGLAEVVAPLGAVADTSGAAWPGVVIRIGAAAAALGALLAMIAGIGRTSLAMARHSDLPSWFAAVHPRYRVPYRAELAVGLVVCVLVAVTDLRGAIGFSSFGVLLYYLIANASAWTQDRAHRRYPRLLAVAGAIGCVVLVATLPVAAIVAGIVVIAVGIGYRFVRLRVTRRPHRGEENR
- a CDS encoding class I adenylate-forming enzyme family protein, giving the protein MTLTDPTSHAGIQPNTEYDPSTLRAVFEQHFTYASAVERNTHRYASRVAITDPPSGRSWTYAELGQVTGSLVAGLAERGVGVGDIVAYQLMNTPEFAFLYVAAQGLRAVSSPMNFRLAPGETAHILDDSRPAVFVYDAAASGSVRTALELAAHRPAVLAAVGDGPLLDGAIRFEELLAADAPSFRAPEGASVWDETSRLYTSGTTGMPKAVPLTSLNEVLTAHDVIMHFPLAPTDRTMNMSPWFHRGGNYCAGPNTAFYVGAEVVTLPRFDPDTVLDGIQEYALTYVIGAPTNLERLADAQEAHPRDLSSLHGIVTMGAPLDRAAALRYQRVLTPRIANGYGTTEAFWNTYLRPEDLPDAAGAAGRACLDDDVAVVKVSGDDRVAAPGDLAAKDGHEIGEVIMRSVKSGYAYMHNPEEEGRKFRDGWMYPGDLASWDENEIVTIVGRKDDMIISGGENVHPVQVEEALAAHPDVADSIVVGLPDDEWGEIVVAYVQPRPGRLADAQAAARELDAHCRASVSLADYKRPRRYAFVTELPYTATGKKQHFVLREQSSRDAEEGRFVTP
- a CDS encoding SDR family oxidoreductase — translated: MACPSVSVLTARRYADPRRRSIRCAAPAVPEGPSDGSRLSSETTEAPTNNSPDPDDQAVRPRNEPRRALVTGGSRGIGRRIAETLAAEGMDVVLTFRREADAAAEVVDAITAAGGSARAYRLELESEEDIDRLFADEFPDGTPLDVLVASAAASAFRPAAELTSRHLERSWATNVRSFVLLAQRAAERMRGGADGPVRGRTGGRIIAVTSYGSHRAFPLYGAIGSDKAAVESWVRHLAAEFGRDGITVNAVNGGLIDTDSLHFFYGNAGVPDLDVMTSRIPLGHVGTADDIAEAVRFLASPAAGYITGHTLVVDGGLTVVAPPFWSELDRDASPTDPRRSRRPPDA